The Methanosphaera stadtmanae DSM 3091 genome includes a window with the following:
- a CDS encoding Ig-like domain-containing protein has protein sequence MSMILLGISAVSAENTTHSITDTPTVSTSTADMSKTVSTKTVAENTEVSENTYTIHAKTNEVTHSTTQKEVTQKSIKTAQDLSSTNKSLKGTIPTRMSVTNKITTYNTKVQLTATVVNNKTNEYVTEGNVTFKINNSPIATSKITNGKAHCTYNPINLTPKKYTITAIYSGTHVFKNSSATGTLTVTKKNSNMVLSDKVISYGNKVQLVATITDKNTKSYVSNGKVAFKVNDKTVGYGSVSNGKAYYTYDSSKLSAKSYKLSAVFGETSQYLSSKDNALLTVNKRNSTIVVSDKVISYGNKVQLVATITDKNTKSYVSNGKVAFKVNDKTVGYGSVSSGKAYYTYDSSKLSAKSYKLSAVFGETSQYLSSKDNALLTVNKRNSTIVVSDKVISYGNKVQLVATITDKNTKSYVSNGKVAFKVNDKTVGYGSVSNGKAYYTYDSSKLSAKSYKLSAVFGETSQYLSSKDNALLTINKLNSTISLADKSVLAGNKIQLVATITNKNNNAYISNGKVAFKVNGKTIGYGSVSSGKAYYTYNTAELDTGKYKLTATYGGNNIYSSSIATTKTLTVLKNTFTYTQIRNAAISVRNQFESNKIVSTVTVGSTTMGLQDFLPLMIHMAKNVYQGKSSTPVEYKHYAPISKQTDSMKSVVLSDSQVLNIGNQVLNYYQSNSKAPEYITTSWGKFGYYNIVYTYTKMIDVSTSKYLPSSCKIYNWNTIHPTNVKSRLVVISTDNIFTTSKDKAFVNSIKKILESKGFTVKLLGVGPNTHNAAIWEKSLPDNAIQLSVFGGADAGVIYDVCTRSFMRAKANRLVFFAYHSATAKDITGLDWLERAHDDNYSPSSFKGIAHPDTYLKSHGYDYVYTSNVNTIVDALLKYVSG, from the coding sequence ATGTCTATGATATTATTAGGTATATCAGCAGTATCTGCAGAAAATACTACACACAGTATAACTGATACTCCAACAGTATCAACCAGTACTGCAGATATGTCTAAAACAGTTTCCACTAAAACTGTAGCAGAAAATACAGAAGTTAGTGAAAATACATATACAATTCATGCAAAAACAAATGAAGTTACACACTCAACCACACAAAAAGAGGTCACACAAAAATCCATAAAAACAGCACAAGACTTATCAAGTACAAATAAATCATTAAAAGGTACTATACCAACAAGAATGTCAGTAACTAATAAAATAACAACATATAATACAAAAGTACAATTAACAGCAACAGTAGTTAACAATAAAACAAATGAATATGTAACAGAAGGTAATGTAACCTTTAAAATCAATAATTCACCAATTGCAACATCAAAAATAACTAATGGAAAAGCACATTGTACATATAATCCAATTAATTTAACACCAAAAAAATACACAATTACAGCAATATATTCTGGAACCCATGTATTTAAAAATTCATCAGCAACAGGAACATTAACAGTAACTAAGAAAAACAGTAACATGGTATTATCTGACAAGGTAATATCATATGGAAATAAAGTTCAGCTAGTAGCTACAATCACTGATAAAAATACTAAATCCTATGTTTCTAATGGTAAGGTTGCTTTCAAAGTTAATGATAAAACTGTTGGTTATGGTAGTGTTTCTAATGGTAAGGCTTATTATACTTATGATTCTAGTAAGTTATCTGCTAAATCCTACAAATTATCTGCAGTATTTGGAGAAACTTCCCAGTATCTATCATCAAAAGATAATGCTTTATTAACTGTAAATAAAAGAAATTCTACGATAGTTGTATCAGATAAAGTAATATCATATGGAAATAAAGTTCAGCTAGTAGCTACAATCACTGATAAAAATACTAAATCCTATGTTTCTAATGGTAAGGTTGCTTTCAAAGTTAATGATAAAACTGTTGGTTATGGTAGTGTTTCTAGTGGTAAGGCTTATTATACTTATGATTCTAGTAAGTTATCTGCTAAATCCTACAAATTATCTGCAGTATTTGGAGAAACTTCCCAGTATCTATCATCAAAAGATAATGCTCTACTAACTGTAAATAAAAGAAATTCTACAATAGTTGTATCAGATAAAGTAATATCATATGGAAATAAGGTTCAGCTAGTAGCTACAATCACTGATAAAAATACTAAATCCTATGTTTCTAATGGTAAGGTTGCTTTCAAAGTTAATGATAAAACTGTTGGTTATGGTAGTGTTTCTAATGGTAAGGCTTATTATACTTATGATTCTAGTAAGTTATCTGCTAAATCCTACAAATTATCTGCAGTATTTGGAGAAACTTCCCAGTATCTATCATCAAAAGATAATGCTTTATTAACTATAAATAAACTAAACTCTACAATTTCATTAGCTGATAAATCAGTTCTCGCTGGAAATAAGATTCAATTAGTAGCAACAATTACTAATAAAAATAACAACGCATACATTTCTAATGGTAAGGTTGCTTTCAAAGTTAATGGAAAAACTATTGGTTATGGTAGTGTTTCTAGTGGTAAAGCATACTATACATATAATACCGCGGAATTAGATACAGGAAAATATAAGTTAACAGCAACATATGGTGGAAATAACATATATTCATCATCAATAGCTACAACAAAAACATTAACAGTACTTAAAAATACTTTCACATATACTCAAATAAGAAATGCAGCAATATCTGTGAGAAATCAATTTGAATCTAATAAAATAGTAAGTACAGTAACAGTAGGATCAACAACAATGGGTCTACAAGATTTCTTACCTTTAATGATACATATGGCTAAAAATGTATATCAGGGAAAATCATCAACACCTGTTGAATACAAACATTATGCACCAATATCTAAACAAACAGATTCAATGAAATCAGTAGTATTATCAGACTCTCAGGTATTAAATATTGGAAATCAAGTACTAAACTACTATCAAAGTAATTCAAAAGCACCAGAATATATAACAACATCATGGGGAAAATTTGGTTACTATAACATAGTATATACATATACTAAGATGATTGATGTATCAACTTCAAAATATCTTCCATCATCATGTAAAATATATAATTGGAATACAATACATCCAACAAATGTTAAATCAAGATTAGTAGTAATATCAACAGATAACATATTTACCACATCAAAAGATAAGGCATTTGTAAATAGTATTAAAAAAATTCTTGAAAGTAAAGGATTTACAGTAAAACTATTAGGAGTAGGACCAAATACACATAATGCAGCAATATGGGAAAAATCATTACCAGACAATGCAATACAATTATCAGTATTTGGTGGAGCAGATGCTGGAGTAATATATGATGTATGTACAAGAAGTTTCATGCGAGCAAAAGCAAATAGATTAGTATTCTTTGCATATCATTCAGCTACAGCTAAAGATATAACAGGACTTGACTGGTTAGAACGTGCACATGATGATAACTACAGTCCAAGTAGCTTTAAAGGAATAGCTCATCCTGATACATATCTTAAATCACATGGTTATGATTATGTATATACAAGTAATGTAAATACAATAGTAGATGCATTATTAAAATATGTAAGTGGTTAA
- a CDS encoding glycosyltransferase family 2 protein, with protein sequence MLLNWNGHEDTVECLESLKHVNYDFYDIYLVDNDSKKESVDYILNYLENDSYYSHSLVLKNQLYNYVKSDDVDILFIINDENSGFAGGNNVALNYILKTKLTDYVLLLNNDTIVSPDFIDGLISKFNESDDTGFVGIKHYYYHERNKLQTVGGGIVDLVHGEAMAVFDDTRDSFDFITGSCIFTSVDVLDEVGTMNEDFFMYWEDVDWSSCVCEHGYKLRISNRGCIYHKEGASIKSLSRLYYHMRNRIFYMKRHTSGLIYYKFIIYIVLFALKEFFMNIYKNPKYSKVIINGLKDGLLKQNK encoded by the coding sequence ATATTATTAAATTGGAATGGACATGAAGATACTGTGGAATGTTTGGAATCATTAAAACATGTTAATTATGATTTTTATGATATATATCTTGTAGATAATGATTCAAAAAAAGAATCTGTTGATTATATTCTTAATTATTTAGAAAATGATTCTTATTATTCACATAGTCTTGTTTTAAAAAATCAACTATATAATTATGTAAAATCAGATGATGTTGATATTTTATTTATAATTAATGATGAAAATTCAGGATTTGCTGGTGGAAATAATGTTGCCCTAAACTATATTTTAAAAACTAAACTAACAGATTATGTTCTACTATTAAATAATGATACTATTGTATCACCTGATTTTATAGATGGATTGATTAGTAAGTTTAATGAATCAGATGACACTGGATTTGTTGGAATAAAACATTATTATTATCATGAAAGAAATAAGTTACAAACTGTTGGTGGAGGTATTGTTGATTTAGTTCATGGTGAGGCTATGGCTGTTTTTGATGATACTAGGGATTCATTTGATTTTATTACAGGTTCGTGTATATTCACATCAGTTGATGTTTTAGATGAAGTTGGTACTATGAATGAGGATTTTTTCATGTACTGGGAGGATGTTGACTGGTCTAGTTGTGTTTGTGAACATGGTTATAAATTAAGAATTTCTAATAGGGGATGTATATATCATAAAGAAGGAGCTTCAATAAAATCATTATCTAGATTATATTACCACATGCGTAATAGAATATTCTATATGAAACGTCATACTAGTGGTTTAATCTATTATAAATTCATTATTTACATTGTATTGTTTGCACTTAAAGAATTCTTTATGAATATTTATAAAAATCCCAAATATTCTAAAGTTATTATAAATGGATTAAAAGATGGATTACTAAAACAAAATAAGTAA
- a CDS encoding glycosyltransferase: protein MKKYNCIFPGLYNYILTKDVGMIPYILAKYYNCTITTYNNDNYTYIDTILKNNNLKINYLNNTKNEKKDVMEYIKKNAKNIDIIQFYHLRYNVLPWYVLIYKLYNPHGKIYLKLDANNDYIDFLVKKKGILPMIRRFLVKILFKFINVISIETRRNYNTLKTSNIISPKKLLYLPNGIMKNNTNINNKEKIILYVGYIEKKNKSIDMLLQVITTINLEEWRLVLIGRVMDDMKEFINNLFENKPELKDKIILKGYISDKNLLSQEYAKSSIYCCTSKKESFGISTLEAAYHGNYIISTNVGGSPDIINKTSYGKIINHDTNDLKETLEYTINNWNKLKRNPSEIQKIVYDNFNWNDLCDKLVKKF, encoded by the coding sequence TTGAAGAAGTATAACTGTATATTTCCAGGATTATACAATTACATACTTACAAAGGATGTGGGAATGATTCCCTATATCCTAGCTAAGTATTATAATTGTACTATAACCACCTACAACAATGATAATTACACCTACATCGACACAATACTTAAAAATAATAACTTAAAAATCAATTATCTAAATAATACAAAGAATGAAAAAAAAGATGTAATGGAGTATATTAAGAAAAATGCTAAAAATATCGATATAATACAATTCTATCATCTACGATACAATGTTCTTCCATGGTATGTTCTAATATATAAATTATACAATCCCCATGGAAAAATATATCTTAAATTAGATGCTAACAATGATTACATTGATTTTTTAGTTAAAAAAAAAGGTATACTTCCAATGATAAGAAGATTTCTTGTAAAAATCCTATTTAAATTCATAAATGTTATTAGTATTGAAACAAGACGAAACTACAATACACTAAAAACAAGTAACATAATAAGTCCTAAGAAGTTACTATATCTTCCCAATGGTATCATGAAAAATAATACTAACATTAACAATAAAGAAAAAATAATACTCTATGTTGGATATATTGAGAAAAAAAATAAGTCAATAGATATGCTTCTTCAAGTTATTACTACTATTAATTTAGAAGAATGGAGATTAGTTCTTATTGGTAGAGTAATGGATGATATGAAAGAATTTATAAATAATTTATTTGAAAATAAACCTGAACTTAAAGATAAAATCATATTAAAAGGATATATTTCTGATAAAAATCTTCTCTCACAAGAATATGCTAAATCAAGTATATATTGTTGCACATCGAAAAAAGAAAGCTTTGGAATATCAACACTTGAGGCTGCATATCATGGAAATTATATTATCTCCACAAATGTTGGAGGATCTCCTGATATAATAAATAAAACAAGTTATGGTAAAATAATTAATCATGACACTAATGATTTAAAGGAAACTCTTGAATATACAATTAATAATTGGAATAAACTTAAAAGAAATCCCTCTGAGATTCAAAAAATAGTATATGATAACTTCAATTGGAATGATTTATGTGATAAACTAGTTAAAAAGTTTTAA
- a CDS encoding helicase C-terminal domain-containing protein — protein MNTIFCPDCGMIRNKCICSKKEKNQNSLISRPSTEEKESLQQQHPHIDDEIIENFPFKQARHNQLELITEILNAFESDKRYVILEAGTGTGKSAIAATLAQILQPAYILTMTKQLQRQYADEFGYAQVKGRNNFSCMDSGSLNTCDQGTCQTSRTTEEFACPYGIKIEQNKQKNMEDDDNTQYYNTPFSFKSSEHCPYWNQKSIAINEPVTLLNYDYAYLELNYVQHFQKRNIMILDEAHNIEDKIMHKLELNISDKQLKKDINQSIPREMMSFTDIKDWIAFLESIFDSYNDIYTNNLTKKKADRIERTKRKLKEITENIKKNPENWVVSFEGEVVSFKPLKVDMYAEDTLFQYADKILFMSATILDKDLFCKWLGLNSDDVYYIHSESPFKKEYRPIHMRLVGSMAKRALWHTAPKTIPVLRDIMDEHKNEKGLIHTNSYKCQKYITDHIKDQRILSHSPKSRDQILAEFERSSNPYVLVSPSMSEGVDLPYEKCQFQIIYKVPYPYLGDKQINERKNIDPQWYAYKTIMTLMQAYGRGMRAENDSCDTYILDKNIQSILRNKMYRKLIPKFFREAITNK, from the coding sequence ATGAATACGATATTTTGCCCAGATTGTGGAATGATAAGAAATAAATGCATATGTTCTAAGAAAGAGAAAAATCAAAATTCCCTCATTAGTAGACCTTCTACTGAGGAAAAAGAGTCTCTTCAACAACAACATCCCCATATAGACGATGAAATAATTGAAAACTTTCCATTTAAACAAGCAAGACATAATCAATTAGAACTCATAACAGAAATATTAAATGCTTTTGAGTCAGATAAACGTTATGTTATACTTGAAGCAGGAACAGGAACAGGAAAATCAGCTATTGCAGCAACCCTTGCTCAAATTCTACAACCAGCATATATTCTTACAATGACAAAACAATTACAAAGACAATATGCTGATGAATTTGGTTATGCTCAAGTTAAGGGAAGAAATAATTTCTCATGTATGGATAGTGGTTCTTTAAATACATGTGATCAAGGAACATGTCAAACAAGTAGAACAACAGAGGAATTTGCTTGTCCATATGGTATTAAAATAGAACAAAATAAACAGAAAAATATGGAAGATGATGATAATACCCAGTACTACAATACACCATTTTCATTTAAATCATCAGAACATTGTCCATATTGGAATCAGAAATCTATTGCAATAAATGAGCCTGTTACATTACTAAATTATGATTATGCATATCTTGAATTAAATTATGTGCAACATTTCCAAAAAAGAAATATAATGATACTTGATGAGGCCCATAATATTGAAGATAAGATAATGCATAAATTAGAACTTAATATTTCTGATAAACAGTTAAAAAAAGATATTAATCAGTCTATACCAAGAGAAATGATGTCATTTACAGATATTAAAGATTGGATTGCATTTCTTGAATCCATATTTGATTCATATAATGATATATATACAAACAATCTTACTAAGAAAAAAGCAGATAGAATAGAACGTACAAAAAGAAAACTCAAAGAAATCACTGAAAATATTAAGAAAAATCCTGAAAATTGGGTTGTTTCATTTGAAGGTGAGGTTGTTTCATTTAAACCACTTAAAGTGGATATGTATGCTGAGGATACATTGTTCCAGTATGCTGATAAGATATTATTTATGAGTGCAACTATACTTGATAAGGATTTGTTTTGTAAATGGTTAGGTTTAAATTCAGATGATGTTTATTATATACACAGTGAAAGTCCATTTAAAAAAGAGTATAGGCCAATACATATGAGACTAGTGGGGTCAATGGCTAAACGTGCTCTTTGGCATACAGCACCAAAAACAATACCTGTACTTCGAGATATAATGGATGAACATAAAAATGAGAAGGGTTTAATTCATACAAATAGTTATAAATGTCAAAAATATATAACAGACCATATTAAAGACCAAAGAATACTATCTCATTCACCTAAATCAAGGGATCAAATACTAGCAGAATTTGAAAGATCATCAAATCCTTATGTTTTAGTAAGTCCTTCCATGAGTGAAGGAGTAGATTTACCATATGAGAAGTGTCAATTCCAAATTATATATAAGGTACCTTATCCATATCTTGGAGATAAACAGATAAATGAAAGAAAAAATATTGATCCACAATGGTATGCATATAAAACAATAATGACATTAATGCAGGCATATGGTAGGGGAATGAGAGCAGAAAATGATAGTTGTGATACATACATCTTAGATAAAAATATACAATCAATTCTTAGAAATAAGATGTATAGAAAACTAATACCGAAATTCTTTAGAGAAGCCATTACTAATAAATAG
- a CDS encoding glycosyltransferase family 4 protein, giving the protein MTKQLKIAVFHNLPSGGAKRSLYTYIDYLTKHGHIVDVFIPETANEEYLPLEPIANNVIKYDVKPSFFREKIYSIFSYVPAIIKKVSLNNVFNTEKKIAVDLNSSDYDIIYCEQDQFTMTPIIFKYLTKPNLYYCQQPIRTDKILKIVNNQKKKSSIFNNRLIKPFAQYFVNYVETRDYERDLEFAQYSTNLLANSYFSHENILRQYGKNAYVSYIGVDTSMFKPYNLERENFVLSVGTCIPPKGYDFLIKAIAHIPENQRPKLVLVGNSSDEGWVNYLKTLANRKNVKLDIHSMISDVELIKLYNTAKLVVYAPYLEPFGYVPLEAMACGTPVVGVKEGGVKETVQHNKTGLLTQRDEKSFAKAIITLSNNKELWNKFSYNGIKTIQSYWTLEHAGNRLLNHIYRILDNQDD; this is encoded by the coding sequence ATGACTAAACAATTAAAGATAGCAGTTTTTCATAACCTGCCTTCTGGAGGAGCTAAGAGATCATTATATACATATATTGATTATTTAACAAAGCATGGACATATTGTAGATGTGTTCATACCAGAAACAGCTAATGAGGAATATTTACCATTAGAACCAATAGCTAATAATGTAATTAAATACGATGTAAAACCTAGTTTTTTCAGAGAGAAAATTTATTCAATATTCAGTTATGTGCCAGCTATTATTAAGAAAGTATCTCTAAACAACGTTTTCAATACTGAAAAAAAAATAGCTGTAGATTTAAATTCATCAGATTATGATATAATCTACTGTGAACAGGATCAATTTACAATGACTCCCATAATCTTTAAATATTTAACAAAACCTAATCTATACTACTGTCAACAGCCAATTAGAACTGATAAAATACTAAAAATAGTAAATAATCAAAAGAAAAAGTCAAGCATATTTAATAATAGATTAATTAAGCCATTTGCACAATATTTTGTTAATTATGTTGAAACAAGGGATTATGAAAGGGATCTTGAATTTGCACAGTACTCAACAAATCTTCTTGCAAACTCATATTTTAGTCATGAAAATATTCTAAGACAATATGGTAAAAATGCATATGTGTCATATATTGGTGTGGATACTAGTATGTTTAAACCATATAATCTTGAAAGAGAAAACTTCGTACTATCTGTTGGTACATGTATACCACCAAAGGGTTATGATTTTCTAATTAAAGCAATAGCACATATACCAGAAAATCAAAGACCTAAACTAGTTCTAGTAGGTAACAGTAGTGATGAAGGATGGGTAAACTATCTTAAAACATTAGCCAATAGGAAGAATGTAAAACTAGATATTCATTCAATGATTTCAGATGTTGAATTAATTAAACTATATAATACAGCTAAATTAGTTGTATATGCACCATACTTAGAACCTTTTGGATATGTTCCATTAGAAGCAATGGCTTGTGGAACACCTGTTGTTGGAGTTAAAGAGGGAGGAGTTAAAGAAACAGTACAACATAATAAAACAGGACTTTTAACTCAAAGAGATGAAAAATCATTTGCAAAGGCAATAATTACCCTATCAAATAACAAGGAACTATGGAATAAATTTTCATACAATGGAATTAAAACCATACAATCCTATTGGACATTAGAACATGCAGGTAACAGATTATTAAATCATATATATAGAATTTTGGATAATCAAGATGATTAA
- a CDS encoding aspartate aminotransferase family protein: MNTNQVKETLDKYVMHTYGRYDLVLDHGHGSIVYDKEGNKYIDCVAGIAVNSIGHTHEKIAQTLTQQAKKLIHVSNLYYTEEQAEYAKRLVELSPHEKVFFANSGAEANEGAIKLARKYTGKSEIIAMKNSFHGRTLATITATGQPKYQKGLDPLPQGFIHVDYNDIDQVKDAITENTAAILVEPIQGESGVRVPDDDYLPQLRKICDENGILLIFDEVQTGFGRTGKFFASELTNTVPDITTCAKAIAGGLPMGVVLSSAKVASGFNPGDHASTFGGTALVTAVASCVLDIYEEEDLVNKSKENGEYFMEKLANLKEKHDCIVDVRGHGLMVGVELNYDCGNLVEKAQEKGVLINVANGNVIRFVPPLVITKEELDEVVEVIDEILP, encoded by the coding sequence ATGAACACCAACCAAGTAAAAGAAACATTAGATAAATATGTAATGCATACATATGGAAGATATGATCTTGTACTAGATCATGGACATGGAAGTATTGTGTATGATAAAGAAGGAAATAAATACATTGACTGTGTAGCGGGAATAGCAGTAAATAGTATTGGACATACACATGAAAAAATAGCCCAAACACTCACACAACAAGCAAAAAAACTCATACACGTATCAAACCTATACTACACAGAAGAACAAGCAGAATATGCAAAAAGACTTGTTGAACTCTCTCCACATGAAAAAGTATTCTTTGCAAACAGTGGAGCAGAAGCAAATGAAGGTGCTATAAAACTTGCAAGAAAATACACTGGAAAAAGTGAAATTATTGCAATGAAAAATTCATTCCATGGAAGAACACTTGCTACAATAACAGCAACAGGACAACCAAAATACCAGAAAGGATTAGATCCATTACCACAAGGATTTATTCATGTAGACTACAACGATATTGACCAAGTAAAAGATGCAATAACAGAAAATACTGCAGCAATACTTGTAGAACCAATACAAGGAGAAAGTGGTGTACGTGTACCTGATGATGATTACCTACCACAACTTAGAAAAATCTGTGATGAAAATGGAATTCTCTTAATATTTGATGAAGTACAAACAGGATTTGGACGTACAGGTAAATTCTTTGCTTCAGAACTAACAAACACAGTTCCAGATATTACAACATGTGCAAAAGCTATAGCTGGAGGACTACCAATGGGTGTTGTATTAAGTAGTGCTAAAGTAGCAAGTGGATTTAATCCAGGAGACCATGCATCCACCTTTGGTGGAACAGCCCTAGTAACTGCAGTTGCATCATGTGTTCTTGATATTTATGAAGAAGAAGATCTAGTTAATAAATCCAAAGAAAATGGTGAATACTTCATGGAAAAACTAGCTAATCTTAAAGAAAAACATGACTGTATTGTTGATGTACGTGGACATGGATTAATGGTAGGTGTAGAACTTAACTATGATTGTGGTAATCTAGTTGAAAAAGCACAAGAAAAAGGAGTTCTTATAAACGTTGCAAATGGTAATGTAATTAGATTTGTACCACCTCTTGTAATTACAAAAGAAGAATTAGATGAAGTAGTAGAAGTTATTGATGAAATTTTACCATAA
- a CDS encoding glycosyltransferase family 2 protein, translating into MTKPLVSIILLNWNGYDDTLEALESLYQINYPNYNVIVVDNHSTNESIEKITEYAKGNIRIETEFTKYQNNKPIQLTHIMEDNLNKQVDNTSTIEKKKLLLIENYENYGFARGNNIAIDYTLKHDNPEYVLLLNNDTIVDANFLDNMVDVALNDDKIGIIGPKFYYYDYEGVHDKIWCIGSVVDLDEYPGHHSIMDEENYDISGNVVECDWVSGAGLLIKSSLIPENYLDTSFFFGCEDVDLAVTVKNKGYKVVTVMNSIVWHKVGMSRHKHSTFHTEYNHIKTNLQFIKKHKKHYYLHLPVYGYQIFKLYMKAIVNRFS; encoded by the coding sequence ATGACAAAACCATTAGTATCAATAATATTATTAAATTGGAATGGGTATGATGATACATTAGAAGCATTAGAATCATTATATCAAATAAACTATCCTAACTATAATGTGATTGTTGTTGATAATCATTCAACAAATGAATCTATAGAAAAAATAACTGAATATGCAAAGGGAAATATTAGAATTGAAACTGAATTTACAAAATATCAAAATAATAAACCCATTCAATTAACACATATAATGGAAGATAATTTGAATAAACAAGTAGATAACACTTCAACAATAGAAAAAAAGAAATTATTACTTATAGAAAATTATGAAAATTATGGTTTTGCAAGGGGAAACAACATAGCCATTGATTATACCTTAAAACATGATAATCCAGAGTATGTATTATTATTAAATAATGATACTATTGTAGATGCTAACTTTTTAGATAATATGGTTGATGTAGCATTAAATGATGATAAAATAGGTATTATAGGTCCAAAATTTTATTATTATGATTATGAAGGAGTGCATGATAAAATATGGTGTATTGGAAGTGTTGTGGATTTAGATGAATATCCTGGACATCATAGTATAATGGATGAGGAAAACTATGATATTTCAGGTAATGTTGTTGAATGTGACTGGGTTTCAGGTGCAGGATTACTTATTAAAAGTTCGTTAATTCCAGAGAATTATCTTGATACTAGCTTCTTTTTTGGTTGTGAAGATGTTGATTTAGCAGTCACTGTTAAAAATAAGGGTTATAAGGTAGTGACTGTAATGAATTCTATCGTATGGCATAAGGTTGGAATGTCAAGACATAAGCATTCTACATTTCATACAGAATATAATCATATTAAAACAAACTTGCAGTTTATTAAAAAGCATAAAAAACATTATTATCTTCATTTACCAGTCTATGGTTATCAAATCTTTAAATTGTATATGAAAGCTATTGTTAATAGATTTTCTTAA
- the cobI gene encoding precorrin-2 C(20)-methyltransferase, with protein sequence MEIGKLYGLGVGPGDPELVTLKAARIIKETDIIFAPQSRNGKPSVALNIVQNIIDEREEECEILQPLFPMTEDKDELAKSWDDAAEMLFEKLSNGLNAVFVTLGDPTVFSTFSYVSKRLQKKGVEVELVPGITSFTACSTTAGIQLTEQDDIMVVVPQVDERLPKLLPYVDTLVAMKTSRHLDVLEDCINKDPREKEIVSVQNCTMEDENVVHGFVDNKKYFSTSIIKFKK encoded by the coding sequence ATGGAAATTGGAAAATTATATGGTTTAGGGGTAGGACCAGGAGACCCTGAACTTGTAACATTAAAAGCAGCAAGAATTATTAAAGAAACAGATATTATATTTGCTCCACAATCACGTAATGGTAAACCAAGTGTAGCATTAAATATAGTTCAAAATATAATTGATGAAAGAGAAGAAGAATGTGAAATATTACAACCATTATTCCCTATGACTGAAGATAAAGATGAATTAGCAAAATCATGGGATGATGCTGCAGAAATGTTATTTGAAAAACTGTCTAATGGTTTAAATGCAGTATTTGTGACTTTAGGTGATCCTACAGTATTTAGTACATTTTCTTATGTTTCTAAAAGATTACAAAAAAAGGGTGTTGAAGTAGAATTAGTTCCAGGTATAACATCATTCACTGCATGTTCCACAACAGCAGGAATTCAATTAACAGAACAAGATGATATTATGGTAGTAGTACCACAAGTAGATGAAAGATTACCTAAATTATTACCATATGTTGATACGTTAGTTGCAATGAAAACTTCAAGACATTTAGATGTATTAGAAGATTGTATAAATAAAGATCCAAGAGAAAAAGAAATAGTATCTGTTCAAAACTGTACAATGGAAGATGAAAATGTTGTACACGGATTTGTAGATAATAAAAAGTATTTTTCAACTAGTATAATTAAGTTTAAAAAATAA